The sequence AAATCGATGATGATAGGCACTGCTGGTTTAACCGCTATGTTATGTGTGCAGGCGTTACAAGATGCCAAGATCACACCTGAATCAGGCGATATCTTAGTGGCAGGGGCGAGTGGCGGAGTGGGCTCTGTTGCCGTTTCTTTGCTTGCGAGGCTGGGCTATAAGGTGGTGGCAAGTTCTGGTCGTGTGGAGCAAAACAGTGAACTGTTGTTTTCACTCGGTGCAAGTGAGGTCATAGACCGAACTGAACTCGAGCAAGATTCTAGACCGCTAGAAAAGCAGCGCTGGGCTGGTATTGTCGATACCGTAGGAAATAAAGTGCTGGCATCTGCTCTGGCTCAGATGAACTACGGCGGCGCGGCGGCTATTTGTGGTTTGGCTGGTGGATTTGCACTGCCGACGACTGTGATGCCGTTTATTTTACGCGGCGTAAGCCTGCTCGGTATCGATTCTGTTTCGTGTCCCTTAGATAAGCGCCAAGCCGCTTGGGAGCGAGTCATAGAGCTATTACCGGAAAGTTACTATCAGCAAGCGGCTCAGACTATTGAGCTCGATGAGGTTGCTGGTTACGCCGATAAGATAGTTAAAGGTCAAGTCACTGGTCGTGTGCTAGTTAAAGTTTAGAGAACTATTTTAATATTAGCTCTCTACTTTGAGAGCTGATATCTGATTTAATATTCTGTTAAATCAGCCTGATACTAATCCTTCCTAGTAGATCATCTTCTGCTACCTTAAACTCACTCTCGGTATAAAAAACTAATTTATAAAGATTTTTGCAATTAATTCTTACCTTTTTCTGCAGATTTAATATTTTATACTCTTTTCGTTTGTTTAGGTTGTATTTTTGTTGTTCATTTGTTAGTTTTCGCTTGCTAATTAGAGTCCGTATACTAAATCAAAGCGTTATGGATAACGTTTTGATTTAACTATTCTAAATAGCATCGCTTATAGCTATAAGTTGATTAACTTACCTATAAAAATAAAAGGAAGTATTTAATGTCAAACCATATTAAATTAGCGATGGCTATTTCAGCCACGCTGACTTTGTCTGCGTGTTTAGAAGTTGAAGATAACAAGAACAACGATGCCGTTGTAGCAGCTTTAGAAGCACAAAATCAATTACTACAAGATCAAAATAACGCCAGTGCTAAGCCGATAACTTTATCTGGAACATTAATAGGTGCAACGGAAGGTGTCGCTCTCTCTGATGCCCAAGTCTCTATTAAGTTTGCTGAAGGATGGTCGACTCCGGTGTCCATAACCGATTCCAAGTTATTTTTGGATAAACAACCAGCAAACAGCGACTTTATGTTGAAAGTAGAAAGTCCTTCAGGCTCTTTCGTCACTATGGCCTATAAAGGTATGACAAAGGGCGGGGCTCAGGGTCAGCTTGTTAGTCAAGACTTGGGTGAAATCACTTTAGGTAAGCCAAAAGAGAAACTGCTAACACTTCTACATTCGGGCGAAAATACATATGTGGAAGGTTTGGATTTATATCCGGTTTATGTCGTAGATGATTATCCAAACTATTACATGTCATATCCTTTAAAGCTTCAACAGCCAGAATTCACAGCAGATTTCACCAAAGAAATTGGTGAATATAAGCTGATTTTACCCGAGGGTATTCCTACTGAGATACATGCAAATCTCGATATTGATAGTGATGGTATTAACGATTTTGAATTAGAGCTAGGTCAGAATGGTTCAACCTCTAAACTATTGAGCTCAAGTAAGATTTGGGCCGAAGGTTTGCTCTATCTGAAAGAGGTTAATCAGCTGAAGGAATACAGCTTACGCTTGACGCTATTAAATGGAGAGGGCGAAGCTTTAGGGGGGGCTCGTGTTTCCTCAGCAAATAATGATCATGGTAATGCCTACTTTGAATATGATTCTACTAGCGGCCAGTATGTATTGGATGTTGCATATCGTGGGGCTCTGAATGTAGAAATCCCCAGTTTTAAAGTTGGAACTCTCAACTATACCAGTGCTGAAGTCAGTATCAATCAAACTGAATTTGAACAACAATACAATGTTTATATCTCAGATTCCCAGTATCATAGCTTCTTAACAGAGGTCGTAGCAGGTGAACTTAATCTAGTCGTAAATCTATCAACATTCAGCTATCAATCCCCATCGATTAAAGTGCTCTCAAAAACCACAAGAAACACTGATTTTGAGATATTTTATTCAGCACCAGTGGCTTTAGTCGAGGAGGAAGATATACAGACAAGTGTCATGCTTGTTGCGACGGATTCTGTGAAGGTTATTCCTGGTAATATTCAGAATGAAGAGGGGGTAAGCCCTGGAACGACTTATCTTATGAGTGAGCATAAGATTATAGGGACAGATGTAGCGTTGTCGCTAAATGGTACTAAGTTAACGGCTTCTCCTGTAGATGAGTTGATTGATGGAGAGTATCAATATCGGGTCGGTGAGTTAGTTAATGTTATTGCTAGTAATGAGGAAGATGTTTACAACGACGACTCAAATCCACTTTATGTTTACAATATTTCATTTAATATCAATGATGTAGTTTTAGATAATAGAAATTTCACCACAAATGGATCTTTAATCGTTTCAAAAAATACTGCTGATGAAACGGTAATATGTGGATGGTGTGGTGCTAGTAACAGTGTGAGCCTATATTTTCCTACTTCCATTAATAATTTGCATGAGCTCACTTTAACAATGACTTCATATAAAGAACATGGTGTCAGTAATGATTATCATAATGAAATTAAGGTAGTTGTTGCAGGTGAGCTATATTCAACGAGTAAGCAATATCTGTTGAAAGCCGCCCAAAATGAAAATATTAATTCTAGCTCTATTTATCCACAAACAGGAACTAGCCTAGAGTCTGGGTATAGATATTCTAACTACACATATCTGCATCTTGAGGATGATGTTGTGAATAATGAGAATAGTGCGACTTTTGATTATAGTTATACGACAAAAGAAGGCGTGCATCAGACAGGAACGATGACATATAAAGTAAAGTAATCAATATATCTATTTGATTTAAGCCCTGCTTTTGCAGGGCTTTTTATTATCTGGATTATTGTTTAAGCAGTTGACGAATTAAAGCCGTGATCTCTTCCCTTAACCACTTGTGGGCTTTGTCGAGTTCAGATTTTGAGTGCCAAAATAGGTTGTAGTCTAATGGTGGGATCTCAAAAGGAAGTGGTTTTAGCCTGAGCCTGTGCTTGGATGCGGCAAGTTCAGCCATACCCTCAGGTAAAGTTATGATCAAAGGATGAAATTTTAATAGGGTAAGGGCGCTATCCAGATGAGAGGTTCTTAATAACTCATTGCGGTCGGGATGCGCCGCAATAGCCGAATCAACCAGTGCCTTAACGCCATCACTGATGGCTATGGTTGCGTGAGGGTAATATAGGTAATCCGCTAATGTGAGGGGGGAGTCAGCCAGGGGGTGCTCGGGCGATAATAGGCAACTGACTCCGACTTTACCGAGAAACTCTTGACTGAGCTGCCGAGTTTGACCGATTGCACGGCAGATAGCCAAGTCAGCCCCTTGCTGACTTAATTGGGGTTGGAGTTCTTTATGCTGAACCGGTATGACCTCAAGTCTGATACAGGGCGCCTTACTGTAGATTTCCGGTAATACGAAAGGCACGATTGCCTGCATCGCATAGTCTGTGGCGGCTATGGTAAATTTTTGCTGACATTCACTTGGGTTAAATTCTTTGGGAGTCAGTAGCTCAATCAGTTGCCCTGTAGGTTGCTGTAACTGTGAATAGCAATTGAGGGCGAATGGAGTCGGTACTAGCTTTTGTCCTACACGGGTAAAGAGAGGGTCATTAAGCATGTCGCGTAACCGGGCCAAAATTCTGCTGGTGGCAGATTGGCTTAGATGCAATCGCTTAGCGGCTTGGGTCACGCTACATTCTTCAACCAAGATCTGCAGTGCAATAAGCAAACTTAGATCTTGCCGGTAGATATCTTCTAGTTCCATTGATATTCACTCAAATCTCATTGATATAACACTAACACCAAGACATGAGCTATGCTCACTTCTAGTTTTTTTATCTGTAAACTAAGTGTTGATTGGGTTCGGCAAATTGTTTCGGCGGCTTTAGAAAGGTTGCCACTCTCAGCGACAGCAATAAAGCTTTCAAGTAGTTCGATTTTTAACATCTGGTATTGGCTTTATTAATAGTGGTATCAGTATTACTCAATATCAGGGGCTCAGAAAGCTTGCTATCTTGTAACTGTGAAGTTATTAAGTTGCAAAGTTAAGAAGTGTGATGAGGTCGAGATGAGTAGTTGGGAACAACGCGGGCAGTACTTGGTTGGCGCAGCGTTGCCTTAAAGGACATAAAACCTTTGATCTTTGCCGTTCACATTTGGTACACGCGAGTCAAATATCTAAGGGTACTATCTACAATCATTTTACCACCTAAGCGGATTTAATCGTTGCGGTCGCGTCTGGTGAATATGAGCATTGGCTTGAGCTGGCTAAGCAAGATGCCAAAGACTACCAAGATCCGCTAATGTGCTTTCTCTATCGTCACTGTAATCGGCTTTACTCTACCTTGGCTGAAAAACGATTTGTGGTAGATCGGGTTATGCCTAATCAAGATTTGCTAGATCAAGCGACAGATTTATATCGTCTACGATTTGAAAAGTTATACCAAGAGTACTTAACTTGGAATAAACAAATCATTTCTAGTATAGGCGAGGTGCCTGGCTTTGATCGGGTTGAGCTCGTGATGAGTTATCTGAGAGGTGCCATGATAAACAGTAATGATGCCGAAAAACATTTTGGTGATGTACAACTTTACTATCAATTCAGTTATGCATTGAGTCAGCTAATGGGGCATTCGGATAGGCGAATACCCACTAAGCTGGCATTATCTGCCTGGTTGTCAGCTAAACATCAATTGAATCTTCAAAAGAATAGCGTTAGCTCAGCAGCTTGATGGTGACTTTCAAACCGTGGGGCTGAATATTTTCGGCTATTATCTGTCCTTGATGAGCATCAATGGCCGCCTTAGTAATCGCTAGACCTAGCCCCCAGCCGCCAGATTCTCTTTCTCGAGCCGTTTGAGGCCGATAGAAGGGGTCAAAAATAGCTTTTAAATCTTGCTCATTCTCAATACCTGGTCCATCATCAGCAATGGTTATAATGACTTCATTTTCTGAGAATTGAGCCGTGATGTTGATCTGATGCTCGGCATAGCGAATCGCATTTCTGAGTAAGTTTTCAATTGCCCTAGCCAGTGGTCTGGGACTTGTCGGCATTGCGATTGCATCATCAATATCTATCAGCAGTTGCTTGCCCTGCTGCGAAGATTCAAAATCTGCATCATCGAGAACCTGACTCAAGGTTTCATTGAGTGACACTAGATGCTTAGTATCGTGAATATTGAGCTTTACTCGAGAAAGCTCAAGTAACTCAGCAATCATCTGTTCTAGCTGTTCTGCTTCATAGCCGATACGTTCGGTTTCGGCTGATTTCTGTCCTTTCTTACGAGCTAGGGCCAAGGCCAATTGAAGCCGGGTTAGTGGTGTTCTTAATTCATGAGAAATATCACTAATGAGCCTTTGTTGGCTTTGAACCATATTCTCAACTGAATTAGCCATGCCGTTAAATGCCTGAGCGAGTTGACCTATCTCATCTTTGCGCTTAGTGGTTGCCTTGTCGACACGGCTGGTTAAATCTCCGGCGGCAAGTGCATCGGCGCTTAACTTCAGTGTACGCAGCGGTTTTCCCAGGTGCCAGGCGAGCAGACCACATAAAAGGCCGGAGAGAATGATGGCTAGGCTTAATGTCAGTAGTTTATTCTCTGCGAAGAAGAAAAACCAAGGGCGTGGGTGATGATCGGCTAGCCTGCCATAAATTGAGTATTTTTCTCCTTTGACATCGAACTCATAGGGGCCAAAGATTAATTCTCTCTTAAATTGGTGTGTCATAGGTCGTTCGGCTTCATCTGCCATCAGCATGAAGCGGCGTAGCCCCCGAGATACCTTGTGTGTGTTAATTACTCTGCCCTGATGATCGGCAATATAAAAACGGACAGGTTTGTCGTTCCTATCTCTGATGTGAGTGAGTCGTTTGAATCGACTGGTGTTAATAGCTTGAGGACCATCCTCCAAGCGTATACTGACGCGATCGGCAACCCTGACTAGCATGTTTGCAAGATGAGGGGGAAGTGGTGCTCTGTCATGGTTTTGCTGCAATAGCGGGAGCAGTCCAACGATGGCTATGATCAAGGAGCTACATAGCCAGAAGCCAAGCAACAACTTTATAAAAATACGGTTCGGGAGTTTGCTTAGAGTCATTAAGGTAGCCAAATATAGCCTTTGCCGCGAATCGTTTTGACTCTAGGTCTGCCATCTTGCCGCTCCGGTAGCTTCTTACGTAGGTTAGATAGATGCATATCTAAGCTTCTGTCGAATGGCATAAGCTTCTTATTGAGCACTGTTTCACTCAAGCTTTCTTTACTTATCAAGTCACCTGCATTTTGTACCATCTCATATAACAAACCAAACTCAGTTCCGGTGAGTATGAGTAGCTGTTCCTGGCAATAGACTTCCTGACGACTAGGATCTAGCTTGATATCGCCATATTCAAAAATACTGGGTTGCTGTTCGCTGGGTAAAATATGACTACGACGAATAATCGCCTTAATACGTGCGACTAGCTCTCTATCGTTGAAAGGTTTAGGTAAATAGTCGTCGGCTCCTATCTCGAGTCCCACAACTCTATCAATCTCATCGCCGCGAGCGGTGAGCATTAGCACAGGTGTCTGTTTGTTCGCTCTGAGAGACTTTAATACCTCAAAACCATTTAGCTTTGGTAACATGACATCGAGAAGAATCAGATCGTAATCTTTTTCCAGAGCCAGATCTAAGCCTGATTGCCCATCATGGGCGAGTGTCAGCTCGAAGCCTTCCAATTCAAGGAGTTGTGCTAATAACTCCGATAAGCCCAAGTCATCGTCTATCAGTAACAGATGGTTCATATACGCTTTTACCCTAAATCAATATGCTAACAAGACGAGTATACCTTTTTAGATGTCAATTGCAGTTTATCAATGTAAGTCTAAGTAAAGATTGCAGCATAGGCTGATTGAAGGGAAGCTTGTAATAAAAGAACTCAGTAAATTTACAGTGATTTACCTTGTATAAACCCTGACTTACATTGAATTCGCTAAACTGGATTTTGTTGAATGACGTGAGATAACTCACCCACAGATAGAGGTCAGTGAAATGAAAAAGAATACATTTAAAGCAGGTTTACTCGCAATTGTAGCAAGCACGGCTCTTATGACATCGGCTGTATACGCAGAAGATGGGCAACATGACGGTCAGCATCATATGAAGAGCGAGCGTATGGGACACCATGGCGGTATGCGTCAAATGTTTAGGGGGTTAGATCTGACTGATGAGCAAAAAACTGAAATAAAGTCTTTAATGAAAGAACAGAAATCAGCGATGAAAGAAAATCGTCCTAGTAAGGAAGAGCGTCAAGCTAAAAAGGCTGAGTTTTTAAGTTTGATCACAGCCGATAATTTCGATGAGGCAAAAGCACAAGAGTTGATGCAAGCCAGACAAGATAATGCCAAATTTAAGAAACTAGGTATGCTTGAAGTTCAGAATAAGATATATAAGCTTCTTACTCCTGAGCAACAAGAGCAGTTCAAAGATAACTTCGAAAAAGGCCATTCACGTAAAGGTGGGCACTAGTCATCGGTTTTTAGTTAGGTATTGATATACACTGAGATCATAGGCTTCCCCTGCTTGCTATTCTTAACAAGAAAGTTAATAGCTATATATAGTAGAAATATGATCTCATGAATCAAACTTCCCAATACGACTTCTGGGTCAAATTAGCTAGTCGTGCAGCTGTCGCAACTGCCTTGACCCTTATTATTATCAAAATGGCTGCCTGGATGTATTCAGGCTCTGCCAGTATGTTAGCGTCATTGACAGATTCCTTTGCCGATGCGCTCGCATCTATAGTTAATTTCATCGCAATTAGATATGCGATAGTTCCTGCCGATCAAGATCATAGATATGGCCATGGTAAAGCTGAGCCATTAGCGGCATTAGCCCAATCTGCATTTATCTTAGGGTCTGCGTTCTTACTATTATTTCATGGTGGAGACCGCTTAATTAATCCAACCCCAGTAAACCATGCAATGTTGGGGGTCGTGGTCTCTATAATCGCTATTATCCTAACTTTTGCTTTAGTTGTATTGCAGAAGAAAGCACTAGCCGCTACATCTAGCACTATTGTTGAGGCCGATGCACTTCATTATAAATCAGATCTATTCTTAAATGCTGCCGTATTAGTGGCACTTGTTCTCTCACAATATGGCTGGTGGTGGGCTGATGGATTGTTTGCAATCCTTATTGCAATCTTCATAGGCCAGCAAGCTTTGGGTTTAGGCTATCGCTCAATTCAGTCTTTACTCGATAGAGAGCTAGATGATGACACTCGATTAAAGATAGTCGAGTTGGCTCAGCAGGATCCACAAGTCAAAGGCATCCATGATTTAAGGACCCGTGAATCAGGCAAGACAACCTTTATTCAGTGCCATTTAGAATTGGACGGTTCTCTTAGCTTAAGAGAAGCACACGCTATTGCGGATAAGACCGAAGCGAGAATAAGAGCGTGGTTTGATGATGCAGAGGTTATTATCCACCAAGACCCAGTTTAATGGTTTTATGTATTTAAGTTTATGTAAAATGAAAAAAAGGCTGCTATTTGTGGATAACGTTGGGGGTAACTAGTGCGCAGCGTGTGCTTAAGTATCTACTTTTAAATAAAGTGATTTTATACCTAAAAAGCCCTTGCGCTCTAGGCTGATATCCCTATAATGCGCATCCACTGACACGGCACAGCAGGCCATCTAGACTAATTCTTAAAACTTATAAACAGTCGAAAGATTAGATAGTACGGGACTTGCAGCAGTGTTAGAGAGTTTATTTCTTCGGAATTTAACTCAGGTGAAAAGTGCTTTAAGAGCTTCGGGTTTTGTTTGGTTCTCACAATAGTGATTAACAAATCATCACTTGGAAATCTTCTTAAAATAAGCCCTTGACGCCAACTGCGGAGAGTGTAGAATACGCCTCCTCAAGCCAACGACCTAGCGTCAAGGCTGCTACTGAAAGATTCGCTCTTCATGTTAGCAACGCTCTTTAACAATTCAAAACAAGAAATCTGTGTGGGCACTCACAGGTGTTGAGTTATTCGAAATTACCTTCTGTTCTTCGGAATGTCGGTAATCAAAAATTTAACTCGATGAACCACTGAGTGACCATAGCAACTTTGGTTTCTACTTTCTTACTCTCACGAGCAAGCAAAGTAAATTCAAAGAAGCAAATATGTAAGCTTCATTGGCATTCTCTTTATAGAGAGTGGTTAGTGAAAAACAGTATAATTCATTGAGCCGATGTCATTTTCGAAAGGAAGTGCATCAAAAAAACTTTAATTGAAGAGTTTGATCATGGCTCAGATTGAACGCTGGCGGCAGGCCTAACACATGCAAGTCGAGCGGAAACAGGAAGGTGCTTGCACCTTTGCTGTCGAGCGGCGGACGGGTGAGTAATGCCTAGGGAACTGCCCAGTCGAGGGGGATAACAGTTGGAAACGACTGCTAATACCGCATACGCCCTACGGGGGAAAGGAGGGGACCTTCGGGCCTTTCGCGATTGGATGTACCTAGGTGGGATTAGCTAGTTGGTAAGGTAATGGCTTACCAAGGCAACGATCCCTAGCTGGTCTGAGAGGATGATCAGCCACACTGGAACTGAGACACGGTCCAGACTCCTACGGGAGGCAGCAGTGGGGAATATTGCACAATGGGCGAAAGCCTGATGCAGCCATGCCGCGTGTGTGAAGAAGGCCTTCGGGTTGTAAAGCACTTTCAGCGAGGAGGAAAGGTTGTAGTTTAATAAACTATAGCTGTGACGTTACTCGCAGAAGAAGCACCGGCTAACTTCGTGCCAGCAGCCGCGGTAATACGAGGGGTGCAAGCGTTAATCGGAATTACTGGGCGTAAAGCGTACGCAGGCGGTTTGTTAAGCAAGATGTGAAAGCCCCGGGCTCAACCTGGGAATTGCATTTTGAACTGGCAAACTAGAGTCTTGTAGAGGGGGGTAGAATTTCAGGTGTAGCGGTGAAATGCGTAGAGATCTGAAGGAATACCGGTGGCGAAGGCGGCCCCCTGGACAAAGACTGACGCTCAGGTACGAAAGCGTGGGGAGCAAACAGGATTAGATACCCTGGTAGTCCACGCCGTAAACGATGTCTACTCGGAATTTGGTGTCTTGAACACTGGGTTCTCAAGCTAACGCATTAAGTAGACCGCCTGGGGAGTACGGCCGCAAGGTTAAAACTCAAATGAATTGACGGGGGCCCGCACAAGCGGTGGAGCATGTGGTTTAATTCGATGCAACGCGAAGAACCTTACCTACTCTTGACATCCACAGAACTTTCCAGAGATGGATTGGTGCCTTCGGGAACTGTGAGACAGGTGCTGCATGGCTGTCGTCAGCTCGTGTTGTGAAATGTTGGGTTAAGTCCCGCAACGAGCGCAACCCTTATCCTTATTTGCCAGCACGTAATGGTGGGAACTTTAGGGAGACTGCCGGTGATAAACCGGAGGAAGGTGGGGACGACGTCAAGTCATCATGGCCCTTACGAGTAGGGCTACACACGTGCTACAATGGTCGGTACAGAGGGTCGCAAAGCCGCGAGGTCAAGCTAATCCCACAAAGCCGGTCGTAGTCCGGATCGGAGTCTGCAACTCGACTCCGTGAAGTCGGAATCGCTAGTAATCGTAGATCAGAATGCTACGGTGAATACGTTCCCGGGCCTTGTACACACCGCCCGTCACACCATGGGAGTGGGCTGCACCAGAAGTAGATAGCTTAACCTTTCGGGGAGGGCGTTTACCACGGTGTGGTTCATGACTGGGGTGAAGTCGTAACAAGGTAGCCCTAGGGGAACCTGGGGCTGGATCACCTCCTTACCTATACGACTAACTCAATATTTGTTGAGTGTTCACACAGATAACTTGTTCTTGTTAGAGCGAGAAACGCACCTTTACGGTGTAGTTTGTTCTTTAAAAATTTGGAAAGCTGATAGTGTTAATGCGAAAGGGACTATTGTGAAAGCGACGTCGTAAGATGAAGTGATAGCAGTGGTTAATAGCATTAGCGCGAAAAATAAATAATTGAGTTCTCAAACACTTAAATCAAGTGCCGACTCATTCATTATAGATTCTTGTAAGAAAAGGTCTTTAACGATTGAGTCATGAGTATTCTTTTGGCGAAAGTAAACACCATTAGTTGCGATACAACAAACTTATGTGGGTTGTATGGTTAAGTGACTAAGCGTATACGGTGGATGCCTTGGCAGTCAGAGGCGATGAAGGACGTAGTAACTTGCGAAAAGCGTTGGCGAGCTAGTAACAAGCATTTGAGCTAACGATGTCCGAATGGGGAAACCCACTCACATAAGTGAGTATCACTACATGAATACATAGTGTAGTGAGGCAAACCCGGGGAACTGAAACATCTAAGTACCCGGAGGAAAAGAAATCAACCGAGATTCCCCTAGTAGCGGCGAGCGAACGGGGATTAGCCCTTAAGTCTATAGGGTGTTAGTGGAATGAGTTGGAAAGCTCAGCGGCACAGGGTGATAGCCCCGTACATGAAAACTAACTATAGATGAAAACGAGTAGGACGGGACACGTGACATCTTGTCTGAACATGGGGGGACCATCCTCCAAGGCTAAATACTCCTGACTGACCGATAGTGAACCAGTACCGTGAGGGAAAGGCGAAAAGAACCCCTGTGAGGGGAGTGAAATAGAACCTGAAACCGTATACGTACAAGCAGTGGGAGCGGTTCTTGAGACCGTGACTGCGTACCTTTTGTATAATGGGTCAGCGACTTACATTTTGTA is a genomic window of Shewanella psychrophila containing:
- a CDS encoding LysR family transcriptional regulator; its protein translation is MELEDIYRQDLSLLIALQILVEECSVTQAAKRLHLSQSATSRILARLRDMLNDPLFTRVGQKLVPTPFALNCYSQLQQPTGQLIELLTPKEFNPSECQQKFTIAATDYAMQAIVPFVLPEIYSKAPCIRLEVIPVQHKELQPQLSQQGADLAICRAIGQTRQLSQEFLGKVGVSCLLSPEHPLADSPLTLADYLYYPHATIAISDGVKALVDSAIAAHPDRNELLRTSHLDSALTLLKFHPLIITLPEGMAELAASKHRLRLKPLPFEIPPLDYNLFWHSKSELDKAHKWLREEITALIRQLLKQ
- a CDS encoding cation diffusion facilitator family transporter is translated as MNQTSQYDFWVKLASRAAVATALTLIIIKMAAWMYSGSASMLASLTDSFADALASIVNFIAIRYAIVPADQDHRYGHGKAEPLAALAQSAFILGSAFLLLFHGGDRLINPTPVNHAMLGVVVSIIAIILTFALVVLQKKALAATSSTIVEADALHYKSDLFLNAAVLVALVLSQYGWWWADGLFAILIAIFIGQQALGLGYRSIQSLLDRELDDDTRLKIVELAQQDPQVKGIHDLRTRESGKTTFIQCHLELDGSLSLREAHAIADKTEARIRAWFDDAEVIIHQDPV
- a CDS encoding ATP-binding protein, producing MTLSKLPNRIFIKLLLGFWLCSSLIIAIVGLLPLLQQNHDRAPLPPHLANMLVRVADRVSIRLEDGPQAINTSRFKRLTHIRDRNDKPVRFYIADHQGRVINTHKVSRGLRRFMLMADEAERPMTHQFKRELIFGPYEFDVKGEKYSIYGRLADHHPRPWFFFFAENKLLTLSLAIILSGLLCGLLAWHLGKPLRTLKLSADALAAGDLTSRVDKATTKRKDEIGQLAQAFNGMANSVENMVQSQQRLISDISHELRTPLTRLQLALALARKKGQKSAETERIGYEAEQLEQMIAELLELSRVKLNIHDTKHLVSLNETLSQVLDDADFESSQQGKQLLIDIDDAIAMPTSPRPLARAIENLLRNAIRYAEHQINITAQFSENEVIITIADDGPGIENEQDLKAIFDPFYRPQTARERESGGWGLGLAITKAAIDAHQGQIIAENIQPHGLKVTIKLLS
- a CDS encoding MDR family oxidoreductase, which translates into the protein MFKALVLTQEGKNTLANITQIQESDLPEGEVLVDVAYSSLNYKDGLAVTGKGRIIRNFPMVPGIDFAGVVSESADPRYKKGDEVILTGWGVGENHWGGMAEKARVKADWLVPMPQACNAKKSMMIGTAGLTAMLCVQALQDAKITPESGDILVAGASGGVGSVAVSLLARLGYKVVASSGRVEQNSELLFSLGASEVIDRTELEQDSRPLEKQRWAGIVDTVGNKVLASALAQMNYGGAAAICGLAGGFALPTTVMPFILRGVSLLGIDSVSCPLDKRQAAWERVIELLPESYYQQAAQTIELDEVAGYADKIVKGQVTGRVLVKV
- a CDS encoding response regulator, whose protein sequence is MNHLLLIDDDLGLSELLAQLLELEGFELTLAHDGQSGLDLALEKDYDLILLDVMLPKLNGFEVLKSLRANKQTPVLMLTARGDEIDRVVGLEIGADDYLPKPFNDRELVARIKAIIRRSHILPSEQQPSIFEYGDIKLDPSRQEVYCQEQLLILTGTEFGLLYEMVQNAGDLISKESLSETVLNKKLMPFDRSLDMHLSNLRKKLPERQDGRPRVKTIRGKGYIWLP
- a CDS encoding Spy/CpxP family protein refolding chaperone, encoding MKKNTFKAGLLAIVASTALMTSAVYAEDGQHDGQHHMKSERMGHHGGMRQMFRGLDLTDEQKTEIKSLMKEQKSAMKENRPSKEERQAKKAEFLSLITADNFDEAKAQELMQARQDNAKFKKLGMLEVQNKIYKLLTPEQQEQFKDNFEKGHSRKGGH